Proteins encoded within one genomic window of Sebaldella sp. S0638:
- a CDS encoding glyoxalase/bleomycin resistance/extradiol dioxygenase family protein → MKITSFSPNLMVKNVNKSIEFYCNILGFSLIQTVPENGEPDWGMIEKDGFFVMFQKEESIKQEYPELSSQHSGGALTFYIKITNIQEFYDKIRSHINVSHEMHKTFYGADEFAITDPDGFILVFSDTAE, encoded by the coding sequence ATGAAAATAACATCATTTTCACCAAATTTAATGGTAAAAAATGTAAATAAAAGTATTGAATTTTATTGTAATATTCTTGGCTTTTCACTTATACAGACTGTGCCTGAGAACGGGGAACCTGACTGGGGAATGATAGAAAAAGACGGTTTTTTTGTAATGTTTCAAAAAGAAGAAAGTATAAAACAGGAATATCCGGAGCTGAGTTCACAGCATTCCGGAGGCGCACTTACTTTTTACATAAAAATTACTAATATTCAGGAATTTTATGATAAAATCCGTTCTCACATAAATGTTTCACATGAAATGCACAAGACTTTTTATGGTGCCGATGAATTTGCCATAACAGATCCTGACGGATTTATTCTTGTCTTTTCTGATACTGCGGAATAG
- a CDS encoding DUF6597 domain-containing transcriptional factor: MNYREFPPGKNFRYIIDTYWFIDNLSICSESHVLPDCSMDIIFNFGSCFRSSGSSKSIINNNDIIITGMMTNFKSHFMEKNSRLFGVRFKPLGLNHFLNFGFHNIKNDIIDLSMVIPESYHKKFRNIFLLEKYNDIIEFFEGVFSDILTFHGNDTDFDVALALQNIYNSENPSVNEVYKITEISQRYLEIKFKREIGINMKEFININRFLKTKKEISLSDKNLTEIAVNNGYYDSSHMIKDFIKYTGSSPKNWK; the protein is encoded by the coding sequence ATGAATTACAGAGAATTTCCCCCGGGGAAAAATTTTAGATATATTATTGATACTTACTGGTTTATAGATAATTTGTCAATATGCAGTGAATCACACGTTCTTCCTGATTGTTCAATGGATATTATTTTTAATTTCGGCAGCTGCTTTCGTTCGAGCGGCAGTTCCAAAAGCATTATTAATAATAATGATATTATAATTACTGGTATGATGACCAATTTTAAAAGTCATTTTATGGAGAAAAACAGCAGACTTTTTGGTGTCCGGTTCAAACCGCTTGGTCTTAATCATTTCCTGAATTTTGGATTTCATAATATAAAAAATGATATTATCGACCTGAGTATGGTAATTCCTGAATCTTACCATAAAAAATTCCGAAATATTTTTTTACTGGAAAAATACAATGATATTATTGAATTCTTTGAAGGTGTTTTTTCTGATATTCTGACTTTTCACGGCAATGACACAGATTTTGATGTAGCTCTTGCTCTTCAAAATATATATAATTCCGAAAATCCTTCTGTTAATGAAGTATACAAAATTACAGAAATTTCACAAAGATATCTGGAAATAAAATTTAAGAGAGAGATTGGCATTAATATGAAGGAATTTATTAATATCAATAGATTTCTAAAGACAAAAAAAGAAATTTCCCTCTCTGATAAAAATCTTACAGAGATTGCTGTAAATAACGGTTATTACGATTCTTCACATATGATAAAAGATTTTATAAAATATACAGGCTCTTCTCCCAAAAATTGGAAATAG